Genomic DNA from Vibrio vulnificus CMCP6:
TGGTTTAGCGCTTGGGATTGATGGCCATGCCCATGATGGTGCGCTGAGAGCGGGAGGCGAAACCGTTGCCGTTCTTGGTTCGGGCTTCCAACATATTTATCCCGCTCGCCACAAAGGCCTTGCCGAGAGAATTGGTCAGCAAGGTGCGCTGGTTTCGGAGTTTCGTCCCAATACTAAAGCCAAAGCCGAACATTTTCCTCGTCGAAATCGAATCATTAGTGGCTTGTCTCTGGGGGTTTTGGTGGTCGAAGCGGCAGAGAAAAGCGGTTCTTTGATTACCGCCCGTTATGCCGCTGAGCAAGGTCGAGAAGTCTTTGCTTTGCCTAACTCTCTCCATATTACCAATGCACGCGGCGGAAACTTGCTGATAAAAAGCGGAGCGTGTTTAGTCACTGGGGTAGAAGATGTGCTGAGTGAAGTGCAAACTTTGCTCGACTGGTCGACAAACCAACAAGCGGATTTATTTTCTTCCTCTAATACGGAAGAACAATTGCCATTTCCTCAGCTGTTAGCTAACGTAGGTAATGAGGCTACACCAGTTGATATTCTAGCAAACAGGACCAATATACCTGTGCAAGAAGTCATGATGCAGCTCTTGGAGCTTGAGCTTTCAGGGCATGTTGTTGCAGTTAACGGTGGCTATATTCGAAGGGGGAGGGGCTAGCTATGATGATGGATATACTGATGTATCTATTTGAAACCTACATCCATAGCGATGCAGATTTACAAGTGGATCAAGATGAGCTTGAAGACGAATTGCTTCGAGCAGGATTTCACCAGCAAGATATCTACAAAGCCCTTCTTTGGTTAGAAGAGCTGGCGGCGTTACAACAAAGTGATGCCCATTCTGCGATTTCACGTTGCAGTGCGGTTTCTTCGACACGGGTTTATTCGCCAAAAGAAATGCAACGACTTGATATTGAGTGTCGTGGTTTTTTGCTATTTCTCGAACAGATCAATGTGTTAACCACTGAGACTCGTGAAATGGTTATCGATAGAGTGATGGGGTTGGAAACCAACGAGTTCGAGCTTGAAGATCTCAAGTGGATTATTTTGATGGTGCTATTCAATGTTCCCGGCAACGAGAACGCCTACACGCTAATGGAAGAGCTGTTATACACCAAAGAGCAAGGCATTCTTCATTAAACTGTTCCGCGAATACGGTAGCTATGAGTAGTAAAATTGATCGCACTTTGTTTTCCGCTCACGAGCACGCGCTTGAGCATACGCCTTGTCCGCAATGTGGTGGAGAGTTGGTGTTAAAACACGGTAAGCATGGCGCGTTTTTGGGGTGTAATCAGTACCCACAGTGTGATTACGTCAAGCCCCTTCATCAAAATGATGGCCATATCGTCAAAGAATTGGGGGTTGCTTGCCCTGAATGTGGTAACGAGTTGGTGCTTCGTCAAGGGCGTTACGGTATGTTTGTCGGGTGCAGCCATTACCCACACTGCCATCACATTGAACCAATCAATCAGCCTGAACCTGAGCAGAATTCCAAAGCGTTGTTTGCTTGCCCTGAGTGTGGCAAAGGACACTTAGTTGAGCGTAAAACTCGCTTTGGTAAAACCTTCTATGCCTGTGATAACTATCCGAAGTGTAAGTTTGCGGTGAACTTACCGCCAGTCAAAGGGCATTGTGAAACATGCGGTTTTCCCTTGTTGGTCGAGAAGAAACTCGCCAGTGGTGTGAAGCTACAATGCGCAAGCCGCAAATGCCAGCATACTCAATCGCGTTGAGTTCACATTGAAAAGGGTCGCACATGGCGCCCCTTTTACTCTTTATGCATAAGCACAAGCTTTGCTACGCTTGCCACTTTTTTGCAAACTCATGCACCGCGGGGAAGGCTTTCTCATCCAATACATTGGCGAGAGCACAAAGGCGGCGCTGTAGCTCTCCGCTGTAATCACCACACACGTTGATATGGCCCATTTTTCGGCCGGCGCGTTTCTCTTTGCCATACCAATGAATATGACAACCGTCCATCGCCATCACGCTTGCGGGCAGAGTATCTTCACCAAGGATGTTGATCATTGAGGTTTCACGAACCAGCTTAGTGCTCCCAAGTGGTAAGCCACAAACGGCACGCAAATGATTTTCAAACTGGCAAGTTTCTGCTCCTTGCTGGGTCCAATGGCCGGAGTTATGAACTCGAGGTGCAATTTCATTGACCAGCAATTGTCCGTCGACATCGAAAAATTCAAGCGCCAACACACCAACGTAGTTCAATGTTTCAGCAACAGCAGTAAACATGTGTTTGGCTTGCTCTTGTAGGTCCGGTGAGTCGATTGCCGTTGAAAGGCTTAACACGCCATTAACGTGAATGTTTTCTGCCAGTGGGTAGACTTCGATTTGCCCTTCTTTACCACGAGCGCCGATCAATGAAACTTCACGTTGAAATGGAACAAATTCTTCAGCGACAATCGCTTGAGTTGGCGTAGCAGCGATACAAGCTGCCATTTCTTGCCAAAGGGTTTCAATTTGTGCGGCATCTTTTAAGCGCCATTGCCCTTTACCATCATAGCCACCTAATGCGCTTTTCAACACCATAGGTATCCCAACGTGTTCAATCGCTTTATTGAAGTCTTCACGCGTTTCAATGACGTAGTAATTGGCATTGCGTACGCCTGCATGGTCAAGCAAGGCTTTTTCCAAACGACGATCACCGCCAGCC
This window encodes:
- a CDS encoding 5-(carboxyamino)imidazole ribonucleotide synthase, whose protein sequence is MHVLVLGAGQLARMMSLAGAPLNIQISAYDVTTGDVVHPLTLHLLGHGLEQAIEYVDVITAEFEHIPHDVLAICQASGKFLPSSEAIKAGGDRRLEKALLDHAGVRNANYYVIETREDFNKAIEHVGIPMVLKSALGGYDGKGQWRLKDAAQIETLWQEMAACIAATPTQAIVAEEFVPFQREVSLIGARGKEGQIEVYPLAENIHVNGVLSLSTAIDSPDLQEQAKHMFTAVAETLNYVGVLALEFFDVDGQLLVNEIAPRVHNSGHWTQQGAETCQFENHLRAVCGLPLGSTKLVRETSMINILGEDTLPASVMAMDGCHIHWYGKEKRAGRKMGHINVCGDYSGELQRRLCALANVLDEKAFPAVHEFAKKWQA
- a CDS encoding DNA topoisomerase family protein, whose protein sequence is MSSKIDRTLFSAHEHALEHTPCPQCGGELVLKHGKHGAFLGCNQYPQCDYVKPLHQNDGHIVKELGVACPECGNELVLRQGRYGMFVGCSHYPHCHHIEPINQPEPEQNSKALFACPECGKGHLVERKTRFGKTFYACDNYPKCKFAVNLPPVKGHCETCGFPLLVEKKLASGVKLQCASRKCQHTQSR
- the dprA gene encoding DNA-processing protein DprA, yielding MSQDELHAWLALSFTPNIGVKKLTKLLSIDSPLNILRYSQEQLLSLGLSSQQIITLRSSAQQDAEAALQWQQLSSQHHILTLHDGLYPPLLKETASPPCQLFVQGDPHCLTKPQIALVGSRHATMQGLQHARDFAAQLVQHGLVVTSGLALGIDGHAHDGALRAGGETVAVLGSGFQHIYPARHKGLAERIGQQGALVSEFRPNTKAKAEHFPRRNRIISGLSLGVLVVEAAEKSGSLITARYAAEQGREVFALPNSLHITNARGGNLLIKSGACLVTGVEDVLSEVQTLLDWSTNQQADLFSSSNTEEQLPFPQLLANVGNEATPVDILANRTNIPVQEVMMQLLELELSGHVVAVNGGYIRRGRG
- a CDS encoding DUF494 family protein → MMMDILMYLFETYIHSDADLQVDQDELEDELLRAGFHQQDIYKALLWLEELAALQQSDAHSAISRCSAVSSTRVYSPKEMQRLDIECRGFLLFLEQINVLTTETREMVIDRVMGLETNEFELEDLKWIILMVLFNVPGNENAYTLMEELLYTKEQGILH